In Gemmatimonadota bacterium, the genomic stretch CTGCTGAAAAACAACGCGATGATCGACGATCCATTCGTCGATGCCACCGGGCAGGAGACGATTCCCGCAGGCGGCCCCGTTCTGGTGGATCTGCATCAGTGGCAATCCCACCGGGAGCAGCTGACGCAGCGGGCCGACCCCGTCGGCATCAAGCTCAGGAGCGATCAGCCGCCGGAACTGATCGCCGGCGACCTCGAATCGCTGGCCCTGGTCGCGCTGGAGTTTCCGGTGTTCAGGGATGGGCGAGCGTACTCCTACGCCCGGCTGCTTCGCGGGCAGTACCGCTTCGACGGCGAGATCAGGGCGGTGGGAGACGTGCTGCTGGAGCAGCTTCACTTCATGGAGCGCACCGGATTCGACGCATTCGAACTGCAAAGCGATGACCCGCTGGGCGATCTGCGAGTCGCCTCCGAAGACTTCGATGTCTGGTATCAACCGGCGGCCGACGGCCGCTTGTCGGCCATGCAGCTACGGCATCGGAGCGACTGAAAAACGCCCTTACGCCCGCGCGGCCCCAGAAAGTCTCAAACTGGAACCACGCCGATTCGCGGCAGCGACGTGCTTTCCATCAGGCCCGCTATGTGTCCCTCAAAGCGGTCGCAACCTGATATTCCGAAACCGGATCAGCCCGCCATTGTTTTGAAACGCGATGGGACCATTGGCGTGGGTGTCATCCTCGAGGTCGGCCGTGCGCGTGCCGTTCAACACCACGGTGATGCGGTTGCCCTGCGCCGTGATCTCGTAGGTATTCCATTGCTCCTCGGTCAACACTTCGACCCTCGGCGGCTGGTGACCCACGATCGAACCCGTCCGGTTGTCCGGGTTCTCGTTGGTATCGTAGATATTGACCTCGTAACCGCCCATCGCGCTGATCGCCTGGGGGTCGCCGTTGCGAATAAAGATGCCGCTGTTGGAACCGGCGCCAGGCCAGAAATCCGCCTGCAACAGAAAGTCAGTGTAGTGTCCCCTCGTGACCAGGAAGGAACCCGTGTAGCCGTCGGCCTCCACGTAGTCGTCGATGATGTTCCACTGGGCATCGCCGACGGCGTTGAAGGAACTCAGGTCGTGTCCGGCGAAGAGAATGACCCATTCGGGCTCGCTCAACAGGGATGCCTGCGTCGTGGTCTGGGCAATCGGCATCGCCGCCTCCGGTTCGGCAGCGTCGGGCCTCGCCTCGGATGAGCCCTTTNNNNNNNNNNCGGTTCGTCACTCGCCGCCATTTCTCCGGAAGGCTCGCACGCCACGAGAAAGAACCCGGTAAGGCAAAGCAAAGCTGTACGCAAGCAAATCATGATTTCCTCCCTGCAGGTCTCCGCTGAGGTGGTTCCAAAACTGTAGTGTCCAGACCCGCTAGAATACACGAGTGCACGTTTCTACACAGTGACCTCGCCGGTGCGATCGCCCAACCATCGATCAAGGCAGCCGGAACGATGCACTGAAAGTAACCGATGTGCGGACTCGACGCGGAGAATTCTGTCCACATCCGCGCGACGAGCGTCCAATTGGTGCAACAAAAATGGAAGTTGGAGCGCTATTCTCGTACAGCGCTGAGAAAAAATC encodes the following:
- a CDS encoding DUF934 domain-containing protein yields the protein LLKNNAMIDDPFVDATGQETIPAGGPVLVDLHQWQSHREQLTQRADPVGIKLRSDQPPELIAGDLESLALVALEFPVFRDGRAYSYARLLRGQYRFDGEIRAVGDVLLEQLHFMERTGFDAFELQSDDPLGDLRVASEDFDVWYQPAADGRLSAMQLRHRSD
- a CDS encoding DUF1080 domain-containing protein; translated protein: KGSSEARPDAAEPEAAMPIAQTTTQASLLSEPEWVILFAGHDLSSFNAVGDAQWNIIDDYVEADGYTGSFLVTRGHYTDFLLQADFWPGAGSNSGIFIRNGDPQAISAMGGYEVNIYDTNENPDNRTGSIVGHQPPRVEVLTEEQWNTYEITAQGNRITVVLNGTRTADLEDDTHANGPIAFQNNGGLIRFRNIRLRPL